The following are from one region of the Anaeropeptidivorans aminofermentans genome:
- a CDS encoding LytTR family DNA-binding domain-containing protein, with amino-acid sequence MKIIIETDGSAKETEIIIKCQKIDAQIENLIKRLKALDISIKGKKGGNIYNIAPEDIYYIESVDNKTYIYTEKEVYESDLKLYEAEEMLSTEEFIRSGKSCIFNFNKLRSVKALFNGKYEAYLTNGEIIIVNRHYVPILKEKFDI; translated from the coding sequence ATGAAAATAATAATAGAAACAGATGGTTCTGCAAAGGAAACCGAAATCATTATAAAATGCCAAAAGATTGATGCTCAAATTGAAAATCTTATAAAGAGACTTAAGGCGCTCGATATTTCCATTAAAGGGAAAAAAGGCGGCAATATCTATAATATTGCTCCTGAGGATATTTACTATATTGAATCTGTAGACAATAAAACTTATATCTATACGGAAAAAGAAGTTTATGAATCCGATCTTAAGCTATACGAGGCCGAAGAAATGCTTTCCACTGAAGAATTTATCCGTTCGGGAAAAAGCTGTATCTTTAATTTCAATAAACTTAGAAGCGTTAAGGCTCTTTTCAACGGAAAATATGAAGCCTATCTTACCAATGGGGAAATTATTATAGTAAACAGGCATTATGTCCCTATTTTAAAGGAAAAATTTGATATTTAG
- a CDS encoding SagB/ThcOx family dehydrogenase, which translates to MENNENRYFLKSQWNNDSMKGTDQAKEIPMPSYEKSFNKDGLISLPDPLKTELKKRDIVEIITDRKSRRKLGEGNVSLSELSFVLWATQGIREVISGKMFKNVPSAGSRHPFNTYVYADKVEGLKKGIYCYIASENALMEVNTGEDENLKERLLKALRGQLFNCGFSLLWAYVPYRCEWRYTNDSYRVSAYDAGHICQNAYLAAEALGLGCCAIGAYNQEEVDSVLGLCGKEEYTAYIGVFGRYN; encoded by the coding sequence ATGGAAAACAATGAAAACAGGTATTTTTTGAAATCCCAATGGAATAATGATTCTATGAAAGGAACAGATCAGGCCAAGGAAATTCCCATGCCTAGTTATGAGAAGTCTTTTAATAAAGATGGGCTTATATCTTTGCCGGATCCTTTAAAGACAGAACTTAAAAAAAGAGATATTGTTGAAATTATAACCGATAGAAAAAGCCGCAGAAAGCTTGGAGAAGGCAATGTATCTCTTTCGGAGCTTTCCTTCGTACTTTGGGCGACTCAGGGAATCAGAGAGGTTATTTCAGGCAAGATGTTTAAAAATGTTCCTTCGGCAGGGTCAAGGCATCCTTTTAATACATATGTATATGCAGATAAGGTGGAAGGCCTTAAAAAGGGTATTTACTGCTATATCGCAAGCGAGAACGCTCTTATGGAAGTAAATACGGGCGAAGATGAAAATCTGAAAGAGCGGCTTTTAAAGGCCTTAAGGGGCCAGCTTTTTAACTGCGGCTTTTCTCTTTTATGGGCCTATGTGCCTTATCGGTGTGAATGGAGATATACCAATGATTCCTATAGGGTGTCGGCATATGATGCAGGTCATATATGCCAGAATGCCTATCTTGCGGCGGAAGCCCTTGGGCTTGGCTGCTGTGCCATAGGAGCCTACAATCAGGAAGAAGTTGACAGTGTTCTGGGCCTTTGCGGCAAAGAAGAATATACAGCCTATATCGGTGTTTTCGGAAGATATAATTAA
- a CDS encoding NAD(P)-dependent oxidoreductase, with product MAQSEYEKNTSYTMQEAINEAKRCLRCKVPACQKGCPINNDIPDFIYQLSKGNLGEAREILAKKTNLPAVCGRVCPHEKQCVGHCVLNAKGNPIQVGGLEQFIADFDAEMGLIKENIAQKTRGKVAVIGSGPAGLTVAGDLAREGFNVIIYENESEPGGVLLYGIPEFRLPKAVVRREIKKIEALGVTFLTNVTVGKDLTIDDMFSQNFDAIFIGTGTALARDLEIEGREKSGVIQSTYFLRMIALYNAGSVDEDEVPVSKEDKVVIVGAGNVAMDAARTALRYGASSVTIVYRKGLEDMPALKTEYKSALDEGVEFIWYADPVEFTGDHTVKGLKFKKDGEIKEIEADVIMLAVGSRPASRIVSTTTGIGVNDSGYVITKDKPYGMTTRKGVFAGGDVVHKPATVVLAMKEAKKVAEGIASYVDAIKLLEL from the coding sequence ATGGCTCAATCCGAATACGAAAAAAATACATCCTATACGATGCAGGAGGCAATTAATGAAGCCAAGCGCTGCTTAAGATGCAAGGTTCCGGCATGTCAAAAGGGCTGCCCTATCAATAATGACATACCTGACTTTATATATCAATTATCAAAAGGCAATTTAGGCGAAGCAAGAGAAATCCTTGCAAAGAAAACTAATCTCCCTGCTGTTTGCGGAAGGGTATGCCCTCACGAAAAGCAATGCGTAGGCCATTGCGTCCTAAATGCCAAAGGTAATCCCATACAGGTAGGAGGCCTTGAACAGTTCATAGCGGACTTTGATGCCGAAATGGGGCTTATAAAAGAAAACATAGCCCAAAAAACAAGGGGAAAGGTCGCAGTAATAGGCTCTGGCCCTGCCGGCCTTACGGTTGCAGGAGACCTTGCAAGAGAAGGCTTTAACGTAATCATATATGAAAACGAAAGCGAGCCGGGGGGCGTATTGCTTTATGGTATTCCGGAATTTCGTCTTCCTAAAGCTGTTGTCCGCAGAGAAATAAAAAAAATAGAAGCTTTAGGCGTCACATTTCTTACCAATGTAACCGTAGGCAAAGACCTTACAATAGACGATATGTTTTCTCAAAACTTTGACGCAATATTTATCGGAACAGGCACTGCCCTCGCCCGTGACCTTGAAATAGAAGGCAGAGAAAAAAGCGGCGTAATCCAATCTACATATTTTCTTCGCATGATTGCATTATATAATGCCGGAAGCGTAGACGAAGATGAAGTTCCCGTATCCAAAGAAGACAAGGTGGTAATTGTAGGGGCCGGAAACGTAGCAATGGATGCCGCAAGGACCGCTTTAAGATACGGTGCTTCTTCCGTAACCATTGTCTATAGAAAGGGCCTTGAAGATATGCCGGCTCTAAAGACTGAATATAAAAGCGCTCTTGATGAAGGGGTCGAATTTATATGGTATGCCGACCCTGTAGAATTTACAGGAGACCATACTGTTAAAGGTCTTAAATTTAAAAAAGACGGCGAAATCAAGGAAATCGAAGCCGATGTTATTATGCTTGCCGTAGGCTCAAGGCCTGCAAGCCGCATCGTATCCACAACAACAGGCATCGGCGTAAATGACTCAGGATATGTCATCACCAAAGATAAGCCTTACGGCATGACCACAAGAAAAGGGGTTTTTGCCGGAGGTGACGTGGTTCATAAGCCTGCGACCGTAGTGCTTGCCATGAAGGAAGCTAAAAAAGTGGCAGAAGGCATCGCTTCTTACGTTGATGCAATAAAGCTTCTTGAATTGTAA
- a CDS encoding peptidoglycan-binding domain-containing protein → MQKGYLRIELRLGNNYMPIPNANILVKEPNGNIIYNIFTDEMGSTAKVDLSAPDEVISYEPGADTTSFSTYDVEVPAFGGYATLTIKGVQIFPNKLAILPIHNFPIAPNSTPEESAMEIIIKPTSPLTETEPEDSGPAQQSSFSQKKNIFTTNIERKIRIMDHEGKTQFTPLPANDITVPNYITVHLGPPDSDALNVRVPFIDYIKNVASSEIFPTWPEAAIKANIYAQISFALNRIFTVWYRSRGYDFDITNSTAYDQSFVYGRNIFENISQYVDGMFNLFLRRLGRREPFFAQYCNGTTVTCDGLSQWGTVPLAEEGYTPFEILTYYYPEDIRIFESNNFLDLFGTYRGYPYVEGESGDDIRLIQDSLNRISANYPLIPIISEPNGFFGPETTEAVKVFQETFNLTPDGIVGKDTWYAIIRIFVGVARLGELTSEGIRIGIGSTPPTSILRLGSRGEDVIELQFILNFIAQFYPIIPLVINNGVFTENTEQAVIAFQKLFFIEPADGIVGPRTWNDLYYVYKVIEHIIANPIGAYGPPYPEESLRVGSVGHEVMLVQSCLREISAVYPSIPEITADGIYGPATEAAVRAFQIQFNLFADGIVGRITWNKIFEICSQINAEIPSYPGRPLRIDDRGEDVRYIQNLINLIAEFYPNIPPILPDGWFGPVTESIVRTFQTEFGLTPDGIIGPETWNKIVEVYQELPQ, encoded by the coding sequence ATGCAAAAAGGATATTTAAGGATTGAATTGAGATTGGGGAATAATTATATGCCCATTCCCAATGCAAACATATTGGTAAAAGAACCAAACGGAAACATCATATATAATATCTTTACCGATGAAATGGGCAGCACTGCGAAAGTTGACCTTTCTGCCCCTGATGAGGTTATTTCATATGAACCTGGTGCTGATACTACATCCTTTTCAACCTACGACGTAGAGGTTCCGGCTTTCGGAGGCTACGCAACTCTTACGATCAAAGGCGTCCAAATTTTCCCCAATAAACTTGCTATTTTACCAATTCACAATTTTCCCATTGCTCCAAATTCGACCCCTGAGGAATCTGCAATGGAGATTATTATAAAGCCAACTTCTCCCCTTACGGAAACAGAGCCTGAAGATTCAGGTCCAGCTCAGCAAAGTTCATTTAGTCAAAAAAAGAATATCTTTACAACTAATATAGAAAGGAAAATCCGTATCATGGACCATGAAGGCAAAACTCAGTTTACACCCCTGCCGGCAAATGATATTACTGTGCCAAATTATATCACAGTGCATCTCGGCCCTCCTGATTCGGATGCTTTAAACGTAAGGGTACCTTTTATAGACTATATTAAAAACGTTGCCTCAAGCGAAATATTTCCCACTTGGCCGGAAGCCGCTATAAAGGCTAATATTTACGCTCAGATTTCCTTCGCCCTTAACAGGATATTTACGGTATGGTATCGAAGCCGAGGGTATGATTTTGATATAACCAATTCTACGGCATATGACCAAAGCTTTGTATACGGAAGAAATATATTTGAAAACATAAGCCAATACGTTGACGGTATGTTTAATCTTTTCCTCAGGCGCTTAGGAAGACGAGAGCCTTTTTTTGCCCAATACTGTAACGGAACTACCGTAACCTGCGACGGGCTTTCTCAATGGGGAACCGTTCCCTTGGCGGAAGAGGGTTATACCCCCTTTGAAATCTTAACTTATTATTATCCGGAAGATATCAGGATTTTTGAGTCTAATAACTTTCTCGATCTCTTTGGCACCTACAGAGGATATCCTTATGTTGAAGGCGAATCCGGCGATGATATACGCCTCATACAGGACTCTTTAAACCGCATCAGCGCCAATTATCCTCTGATTCCTATTATCAGCGAGCCAAACGGATTTTTTGGCCCCGAGACAACCGAAGCCGTAAAAGTATTTCAAGAAACATTTAACCTGACTCCTGACGGAATTGTGGGAAAGGATACATGGTATGCAATTATACGTATCTTTGTAGGGGTGGCAAGGCTTGGAGAGCTTACAAGCGAAGGGATACGCATAGGTATAGGCAGCACTCCTCCGACCTCTATATTAAGATTAGGCTCCAGAGGCGAAGATGTAATTGAGCTTCAGTTTATTTTGAATTTTATAGCCCAGTTTTACCCTATTATTCCTTTAGTCATAAATAACGGTGTATTTACCGAAAATACCGAGCAGGCAGTAATCGCCTTTCAGAAGCTTTTCTTTATCGAGCCCGCCGATGGCATTGTAGGCCCAAGAACTTGGAATGACCTTTATTATGTGTATAAAGTAATTGAACACATTATTGCAAATCCCATTGGCGCCTACGGCCCTCCATATCCTGAGGAATCCTTAAGGGTAGGCTCCGTCGGTCACGAAGTTATGCTTGTGCAAAGCTGTTTAAGAGAAATATCTGCAGTCTATCCTTCAATTCCTGAAATTACAGCAGACGGAATATATGGCCCTGCAACAGAAGCGGCTGTAAGAGCATTCCAGATTCAATTCAATCTCTTTGCCGACGGAATCGTAGGAAGAATAACATGGAATAAAATATTTGAAATCTGCAGTCAAATAAATGCGGAAATCCCCTCTTATCCCGGAAGACCCCTTAGAATAGATGATAGAGGCGAAGACGTAAGATATATACAAAATCTGATTAATCTCATAGCCGAATTTTATCCCAATATTCCTCCCATATTGCCTGACGGATGGTTCGGGCCGGTGACAGAAAGCATCGTGAGGACGTTCCAAACTGAATTTGGTCTTACCCCCGACGGCATCATCGGACCAGAAACTTGGAATAAAATAGTAGAAGTTTATCAAGAATTACCTCAATAG
- a CDS encoding metal-dependent transcriptional regulator: MTPNKEDYLKEIYKMNGENQVISNKQIAQRLGIKPASVTEMINKLKTEDYVSYEPYKGIKLTEKGVKKASFLLRSHRLWEVFLKDYLKYEESKIHDVAEELEHVTPQDLLEKLDEYLNYPEHCPHGSVIPKKR, translated from the coding sequence ATGACACCTAACAAAGAAGATTACTTAAAAGAAATATATAAAATGAACGGAGAAAATCAGGTTATCAGCAATAAGCAGATAGCCCAGAGGCTTGGCATAAAGCCTGCTTCCGTAACAGAAATGATCAATAAACTTAAGACAGAAGATTATGTTTCCTATGAGCCTTATAAGGGAATAAAGCTTACGGAAAAGGGCGTTAAGAAAGCATCTTTTCTTCTTAGGAGCCACAGGCTTTGGGAGGTATTTTTAAAGGATTATCTTAAATATGAAGAAAGCAAAATCCATGATGTCGCAGAAGAGCTTGAGCATGTTACGCCTCAGGACCTTTTGGAAAAGCTGGACGAATATCTTAATTATCCTGAGCATTGTCCTCATGGCTCTGTAATACCTAAAAAAAGGTAA
- a CDS encoding metal ABC transporter solute-binding protein, Zn/Mn family, whose protein sequence is MYKSKIIFLIYALIGIFALAGCSAEKESNGKLKIVATTTMLYDLGLNIGGNHVEVKALMSPGIDPHLFKASAGDVNLMQEADIVIYNGLHLEGKMADVFEALSKGGHSVICIEDGIDSSKLLTSEDEGSVYDPHIWFDVDLWKDAAKHVAGELSKIDEKNAGDYEKNLESYLKKLDALDAYIKERTSEIGEEQRVLVTAHDAFRYFARAYGYEVKGLQGISTEAEAGTADVKSLADFIYERKIKAVFVESSVPAKTIEALKAAVDSRGFVTEIGGELYSDSLGDEKSGTETYILTFRANIDTIVNALK, encoded by the coding sequence ATGTATAAAAGTAAGATTATATTTTTAATATATGCTTTGATAGGAATATTTGCACTGGCAGGCTGTTCTGCTGAAAAAGAGTCAAACGGCAAGCTTAAAATAGTAGCTACGACAACAATGCTTTATGATCTTGGCTTAAACATAGGCGGAAACCACGTAGAAGTTAAAGCGCTTATGAGCCCGGGTATTGACCCGCATCTTTTCAAGGCCAGCGCGGGAGATGTTAATTTAATGCAGGAAGCGGATATCGTTATATATAACGGCCTTCATCTTGAAGGAAAAATGGCCGACGTATTTGAAGCCCTTTCAAAAGGCGGGCATTCCGTTATATGCATAGAAGACGGAATCGATAGCAGTAAGCTCTTAACCTCAGAAGACGAAGGAAGCGTATATGACCCTCATATATGGTTTGATGTTGATTTATGGAAAGATGCGGCAAAACATGTTGCAGGGGAACTTTCCAAAATAGATGAAAAAAACGCCGGGGATTATGAAAAGAACCTTGAAAGCTATTTAAAAAAGCTTGATGCCCTTGATGCATATATAAAGGAAAGAACCAGTGAAATAGGCGAAGAGCAGAGAGTGCTTGTAACGGCCCATGATGCCTTTCGATATTTTGCCAGAGCCTACGGATATGAGGTTAAGGGCCTTCAAGGCATAAGCACAGAGGCTGAAGCCGGAACAGCCGATGTAAAAAGCCTTGCAGATTTTATATATGAAAGAAAGATAAAAGCGGTTTTTGTTGAATCCTCTGTGCCTGCTAAAACCATAGAGGCTTTAAAGGCAGCTGTAGATTCAAGGGGATTTGTTACGGAAATAGGAGGAGAGCTTTATTCAGATTCTCTGGGAGATGAAAAAAGCGGAACCGAAACCTATATACTTACTTTTAGAGCAAATATAGATACTATAGTTAATGCACTTAAGTAA
- a CDS encoding metal ABC transporter ATP-binding protein: MIFENKDDYAVEIENLTVSYGIKPVLMDIDLKIPKGKLVAVIGPNGAGKTTLLKSVLGLIKPVKGKIKFGYERGIRKSAYVPQSSSVDWDFPTTALDVVLMGRYGKIGWFKRPGKKDIELSKELLNKVGMGEYAGRQISQLSGGQQQRVFLARALAQEAEIYFMDEPFKGVDAQTEKVIVGLFKEIKSEGKTVVSVHHDLRTVEEYFDYAVFINERLIAGGPVGSVFNDKNIEKTYRIKEVTLKEVV; encoded by the coding sequence ATGATCTTTGAAAATAAAGATGATTATGCGGTAGAAATAGAAAATCTTACAGTATCCTACGGAATAAAGCCTGTGCTTATGGATATTGATTTAAAAATTCCCAAAGGAAAGCTGGTTGCAGTCATAGGGCCCAACGGAGCAGGAAAGACCACCCTTTTAAAATCCGTTTTGGGACTTATAAAGCCTGTAAAGGGAAAGATTAAATTTGGCTATGAGAGAGGAATCAGAAAATCCGCCTATGTTCCTCAAAGCTCTTCCGTAGACTGGGATTTTCCTACAACGGCTCTTGATGTAGTACTTATGGGAAGATACGGAAAAATAGGCTGGTTTAAAAGGCCGGGGAAAAAGGATATAGAACTGTCAAAAGAGCTTTTAAATAAAGTAGGTATGGGAGAATATGCAGGCAGGCAGATAAGCCAGCTTTCAGGCGGCCAGCAGCAGAGAGTCTTTCTTGCCAGAGCCCTTGCTCAGGAGGCGGAAATATACTTTATGGATGAGCCTTTTAAGGGGGTAGACGCCCAGACGGAAAAGGTTATTGTAGGGCTATTTAAAGAGATAAAGTCAGAAGGTAAAACCGTAGTTTCCGTCCACCATGACCTAAGAACAGTAGAAGAATATTTTGACTATGCAGTATTTATAAACGAAAGATTAATTGCCGGTGGACCTGTAGGAAGCGTATTTAACGATAAGAATATTGAAAAGACTTACAGAATAAAAGAGGTTACTCTTAAGGAAGTGGTTTGA
- a CDS encoding metal ABC transporter permease, translated as MEVILSLLSDYTFRTVALGAGILGIISGVLGSFSVLRKQSLLGDGVSHSALPGVVAAFLITGSKRTEILLLGALISGALSVFIIINIVKYSRVKFDSALALIMSVFFGLGMVLLTYSQKIPNANQAGLNRFIFGQASTLLKQDVLLMTIGGGILLILVALFWKEFKILSFDSEFAMSIGFPVKKLNLMLSFMTVIGIIMGLQTVGVILMSAMLIAPAAAARQWTNKLHRMVIISASFGAFSGFSGTVASSMFSKMPTGPCIVIAASIIVLISVLFSPLRGLIPAYYRQKRQKGGNLNDSAA; from the coding sequence ATGGAAGTAATATTAAGTTTATTATCCGATTATACCTTTAGGACTGTGGCTTTAGGGGCAGGTATCTTAGGCATCATAAGCGGCGTTCTTGGAAGTTTTTCCGTTCTTAGAAAGCAGAGCCTTTTAGGAGACGGGGTGTCTCACTCTGCTCTTCCGGGGGTCGTTGCGGCATTTTTAATTACAGGAAGCAAAAGAACGGAAATATTGCTTCTTGGGGCGCTGATTTCAGGGGCGTTATCCGTGTTTATCATCATTAATATTGTAAAATATTCAAGAGTAAAATTTGACAGCGCTCTGGCTTTAATCATGTCTGTTTTTTTCGGGCTCGGGATGGTGCTTTTAACTTATTCTCAGAAAATACCCAATGCCAATCAGGCAGGCCTTAACAGGTTTATATTTGGGCAGGCATCTACATTATTAAAACAGGACGTTTTGTTAATGACGATAGGGGGCGGGATACTTCTCATTCTTGTAGCTCTTTTCTGGAAGGAGTTTAAGATACTGAGCTTTGACAGCGAATTTGCTATGTCTATAGGCTTTCCTGTTAAAAAGCTTAATCTGATGCTTTCTTTCATGACTGTAATAGGAATTATTATGGGACTGCAGACAGTAGGGGTAATCCTTATGAGTGCAATGCTTATTGCCCCTGCTGCTGCCGCAAGGCAATGGACGAATAAACTTCACAGAATGGTGATTATTTCTGCATCGTTCGGTGCATTTTCAGGGTTTTCAGGTACTGTGGCAAGTTCTATGTTTTCTAAAATGCCTACAGGTCCTTGTATTGTTATAGCGGCAAGCATAATAGTGCTCATAAGTGTTTTATTTTCACCTCTTAGAGGGTTAATTCCGGCATATTACAGACAGAAAAGGCAAAAAGGAGGGAACTTAAATGACTCCGCAGCTTGA
- a CDS encoding metal ABC transporter permease yields the protein MTPQLEIQLIAILISVGCALPGAFLVLNKMSMMADSITHTILLGIVIGFFITQDLSSPVLIIGAALTGVATVWLTELLKGSRLLSGDSSIGIVFPFLFSIAVILISRYAGSVHLDTDSVLLGELAFAPFDRLLINGIDIGAKGIYIALSLLAVNIAFIALFFKELKLMSFDPVLGAILGFSPLILRYALMTVVSLTAVGAFQAVGSVLVIAFMIGPPATAYLLTDDLKKMLFLSGFIGTLGSILGYTGARVLDVSIAGTIAVAIGILFGLAFIFAPKRGMLSILSHRRKEAKKLVS from the coding sequence ATGACTCCGCAGCTTGAAATACAATTAATTGCAATTTTAATTTCCGTCGGCTGTGCTTTACCGGGGGCATTTCTTGTCCTAAACAAAATGTCTATGATGGCAGATTCTATTACCCATACAATACTTTTGGGCATCGTCATTGGATTTTTTATTACCCAGGATTTATCTTCCCCTGTTCTTATAATAGGGGCTGCTCTTACGGGGGTTGCCACGGTATGGCTTACGGAGCTTTTAAAAGGTTCGAGGCTTCTTTCCGGGGATTCTTCCATAGGAATTGTTTTCCCCTTCCTTTTCAGTATAGCCGTTATACTTATTTCAAGATATGCAGGCTCCGTGCATCTCGATACAGACTCAGTCCTTTTGGGAGAGCTTGCATTTGCACCTTTTGACAGGCTCCTGATAAACGGCATCGATATAGGCGCAAAGGGTATTTATATAGCCCTTAGTTTACTTGCTGTCAATATAGCCTTTATTGCCCTTTTCTTTAAAGAGCTTAAGCTTATGAGCTTTGACCCGGTGTTGGGCGCCATTTTAGGATTTTCTCCTCTTATATTAAGGTATGCTCTTATGACTGTCGTATCTCTTACGGCTGTAGGCGCATTTCAGGCAGTGGGTTCTGTGCTTGTAATAGCCTTTATGATAGGACCGCCGGCGACAGCCTATCTTCTTACAGATGACTTAAAAAAGATGCTCTTCTTAAGTGGATTTATAGGAACCTTGGGAAGTATTTTGGGGTATACAGGGGCAAGAGTTCTTGATGTATCCATAGCAGGCACGATTGCTGTAGCCATAGGTATATTATTTGGCCTTGCATTTATATTTGCCCCAAAAAGAGGAATGTTGAGTATTCTGAGTCATAGAAGAAAAGAAGCAAAAAAGCTTGTATCATGA
- a CDS encoding PLP-dependent cysteine synthase family protein, translated as MRNSMKRISELENLIGRTPMVEIHFKYEGKERKIYSKLEYFNYTGSIKDRMALNCIKRAYQNGDLKDGYTIAETTSGNTGIAFSAIGSYIGLESVIFMPDWMCNERKCMISSFGARLHLVSKEEGGFLGCIAKTKEYGKEENVYIPDQFSNEYNTEAHYMTTGPEIMKQMDTFGAKPHGVVAGVGTGGTIMGIGRFLRSIDPKTKMFPMEPKSSPTLTTGHQIGKHRIAGISDEFIPDILKLKECDNIIMVDDGDAIIMAQRLSRELGLGVGISSGANFLAAIEAQEIMGEGSNIVTVFADDNKKYLSTDYARVEPVKDDFLSPKVELIGFKTVRA; from the coding sequence ATGCGGAACTCTATGAAGAGAATATCAGAGCTTGAAAATCTTATTGGCAGGACCCCTATGGTTGAAATCCATTTTAAATACGAAGGAAAGGAAAGAAAGATTTATTCTAAGCTTGAATACTTCAACTATACAGGAAGCATAAAGGACAGAATGGCTTTAAACTGTATAAAGCGTGCCTATCAAAATGGGGATTTAAAAGACGGATATACCATCGCAGAGACAACCAGCGGCAATACGGGAATAGCATTTTCTGCCATAGGCTCTTATATAGGCCTTGAATCTGTTATATTTATGCCTGATTGGATGTGCAATGAAAGAAAATGCATGATTTCAAGCTTTGGAGCGAGGCTTCATTTGGTTTCAAAGGAAGAGGGCGGATTTTTAGGCTGTATAGCTAAAACGAAAGAATATGGCAAGGAAGAAAATGTTTATATTCCCGACCAGTTTTCAAACGAGTATAATACTGAAGCCCATTATATGACTACCGGCCCTGAAATAATGAAGCAGATGGACACTTTTGGCGCAAAGCCTCACGGTGTTGTTGCAGGAGTTGGAACAGGCGGAACCATTATGGGCATCGGCCGCTTCTTAAGAAGCATAGACCCTAAAACTAAAATGTTTCCTATGGAGCCTAAAAGTTCTCCTACCCTTACTACAGGCCATCAGATAGGCAAACATAGAATAGCCGGAATAAGCGATGAGTTCATTCCTGATATTCTTAAACTGAAAGAATGTGATAATATTATTATGGTTGACGACGGTGATGCCATAATTATGGCTCAGCGCCTTTCAAGAGAGCTTGGTCTGGGGGTCGGAATATCCTCAGGGGCCAATTTCCTTGCGGCTATTGAAGCTCAGGAAATCATGGGAGAAGGTTCCAATATTGTAACGGTTTTCGCCGATGATAATAAAAAATATCTTTCTACCGACTATGCACGTGTAGAGCCTGTAAAAGACGACTTTTTATCTCCGAAAGTTGAGCTTATAGGATTTAAAACAGTAAGAGCATAA